In one Chitinophaga sancti genomic region, the following are encoded:
- a CDS encoding thiolase family protein → MQAAYIVDAVRTPIGRYGGVLSTIRPDDMLAILIRSMMERNPTLDPASIEDVIAGATNQAGEDNRDVARMAALLAGLPVSVSGNTVNRLCASGMQAVMDAARAIMCGEGDVYLAGGVESMTRAPLIMPKPDAAYSRKAEIVDSTIGWRFTNRKLADMYYPYSMGETAENIATRWQISREAQDEFALASQLKYKAALDAGIWPREIIPIPITPNKQEQVVISNDEHPRETSLEKLAGLRPAFAKEGSVTAGNSAGINDGAALVLVVSEKALKQYNLTPLMQVKSMAVAGVDPAIMGIGPVPATQKALKRAGISVDQLDLVELNEAFAVQALACIRDLGLDPAKINVNGGSIAMGHPLGCTGARIVGTLGHEMKRLGGVKYGLTTMCVGVGQGAAMIFENI, encoded by the coding sequence ATGCAAGCTGCTTATATAGTAGACGCAGTGCGTACCCCAATTGGCCGCTACGGCGGGGTGCTAAGCACTATCAGGCCTGACGATATGCTGGCCATCCTTATCCGATCAATGATGGAAAGAAATCCCACCCTGGACCCCGCCAGCATTGAAGATGTGATAGCCGGGGCTACCAACCAGGCGGGTGAAGATAACAGGGATGTGGCCAGGATGGCGGCTTTACTGGCAGGACTGCCGGTATCTGTATCCGGGAATACCGTAAACAGGCTCTGTGCCTCCGGTATGCAGGCCGTAATGGACGCTGCCAGGGCAATTATGTGTGGGGAAGGAGATGTGTACCTGGCCGGCGGGGTAGAAAGCATGACCCGTGCTCCCCTCATTATGCCCAAACCCGATGCTGCTTACAGCCGTAAAGCCGAAATAGTAGACTCCACCATAGGCTGGCGCTTTACCAACAGGAAGTTGGCAGACATGTATTACCCCTATTCCATGGGCGAAACAGCAGAAAATATCGCTACCCGCTGGCAGATCTCCCGCGAAGCCCAGGATGAATTTGCCCTTGCCAGCCAGTTAAAATATAAAGCGGCCCTTGATGCCGGCATCTGGCCCAGGGAAATTATTCCAATACCTATTACCCCTAATAAACAGGAACAGGTAGTGATTAGTAATGACGAACATCCCCGGGAGACTTCGCTGGAAAAACTGGCGGGTCTGCGTCCTGCCTTTGCAAAAGAGGGAAGTGTAACGGCGGGTAACAGTGCCGGTATCAACGATGGTGCCGCCCTGGTATTGGTCGTATCCGAAAAGGCATTGAAACAATATAACCTGACACCGCTGATGCAGGTGAAATCTATGGCTGTAGCGGGTGTAGACCCGGCCATCATGGGCATAGGCCCGGTGCCGGCTACCCAAAAAGCACTGAAGAGAGCCGGAATCAGTGTAGATCAGCTGGACCTGGTAGAATTGAATGAAGCCTTTGCTGTACAGGCACTGGCTTGTATCCGGGACTTAGGCCTGGATCCGGCTAAGATCAATGTAAATGGCGGATCCATTGCCATGGGTCATCCATTGGGATGTACCGGGGCACGGATCGTAGGCACCCTGGGGCATGAAATGAAACGCCTGGGAGGTGTAAAGTATGGCCTCACCACCATGTGTGTGGGAGTAGGGCAGGGTGCAGCGATGATCTTTGAAAATATATAG
- a CDS encoding sigma-70 family RNA polymerase sigma factor, which translates to MYKLSDEQLITLFKKGHASALEELVQRHKDKLYTSIVLLVKDSFLAEDIFQDTFIKIIDTIRAERYTEKGKFLPWAMRIAHNLCVDYFRKIKRTPIIKTSDDKDIFNVLSFSESSAEEKLITRQSHDRVRRMLDMLPEEQREVIILRHYADLSFKEIADLTQVSINTALGRMRYGLINLRKMMTEKQICL; encoded by the coding sequence ATGTACAAACTCAGCGACGAGCAATTGATTACCCTTTTCAAAAAGGGGCATGCCTCTGCATTGGAAGAACTGGTGCAAAGACATAAAGATAAGCTCTATACCTCTATCGTATTATTAGTCAAGGATTCATTCCTGGCTGAAGACATTTTTCAAGACACCTTTATTAAGATCATCGATACTATCCGGGCAGAACGCTATACAGAGAAGGGTAAATTCCTTCCCTGGGCAATGCGTATCGCACATAACCTGTGTGTCGATTATTTCCGTAAGATCAAGCGTACGCCGATCATCAAAACCAGCGATGACAAGGACATTTTCAATGTGCTGAGCTTTAGTGAAAGCAGTGCGGAGGAGAAGCTGATCACGCGTCAGAGCCATGACCGTGTACGTCGTATGCTTGACATGTTGCCGGAAGAGCAGCGGGAGGTAATCATTCTGCGCCATTACGCGGATCTTAGCTTTAAAGAGATTGCTGATCTCACCCAGGTGAGTATCAATACAGCATTGGGTCGTATGCGTTATGGCCTGATCAATCTCCGGAAGATGATGACGGAGAAGCAAATTTGTTTGTAA
- the uvrA gene encoding excinuclease ABC subunit UvrA: MATKSKKPEIIADDAPINTQDQIYIKGARVHNLKNVSVGIPRNKLVVVTGVSGSGKSSLTMDTLYAEGQRRYAESLSAYARQFLMRMNKPDVDYIKGICPAIAIEQKVITRTPRSTVGSMTELYDYLRLLFARIGKTYSPISGELVKKHEVSDVTDYIKNLPAGTKIQILVTFRRHAKREVKEELQILMQKGFSRLYSKDKDGGKLLRIEELLEEKKPNLPKETYLLIDRLVAKDFEEDDLHRIADSVQTAFYESEGDCLVETDGKDIQHFSNRFELDGLQFEEPVPNLFSFNNPYGACPVCEGFGQTLGIDADLVIPDKRLSVYEGAIAPWRGEKMGEYKEALIKASRKFNFPIHKPVTDLTEDQYNLLWTGNEHFYGLNEFFKMVEQNLYKVQYRVLQSRYRGRTTCPECGGGRLRKEALYIKINGFNIAQLVEMPVENLYGWFEQLQLNEYDQQVGKRILLEIHHRVKTLLDVGLGYLTLNRVANTLSGGESQRIQLTRSLGSNLTNSMYILDEPSIGLHARDTHRLIGVLKELRDLGNTVVVVEHDEQMMEEADYIIDMGPLASHLGGEVIFAGDYPSILKDSKSLTGKYLSGQFTIDPPARIRKWKKSITLEGCKQNNLKNIDVDFPLEVLCVVSGVSGSGKTTLVKQILYPALMKLKGEFAEKVGQHRALKGALDDITQIEMVDQNPIGKSSRSNPVTYIKAYDEIRDLFSRQPLSKMRGFQPKHFSFNVDGGRCDACKGEGEVVVEMQFLADVHLQCESCGGRKFKEEVLEVNYKGKNIYDVLEMGVDEALEFFKDEKDVVNKIRPLSDVGLGYVKLGQSSDTLSGGEAQRVKLASFLGKGKAQGHILFIFDEPTTGLHFHDIKKLLGSFNALIDQGHSVLVIEHNTDVIKSADWVIDLGPEGGAGGGQLLYAGLPDGLKKVKESYTGQYL, translated from the coding sequence ATGGCTACAAAATCAAAGAAACCGGAAATTATCGCTGACGATGCACCTATTAACACGCAGGATCAGATATATATAAAAGGAGCCAGGGTTCACAACCTTAAGAACGTTAGTGTAGGCATTCCCCGCAACAAACTAGTAGTCGTTACCGGTGTATCCGGCTCAGGCAAATCCTCCCTGACCATGGACACACTCTATGCCGAAGGTCAGCGTCGCTACGCAGAAAGCCTCTCTGCATACGCCCGCCAGTTCCTCATGCGTATGAACAAACCGGACGTTGACTATATAAAAGGTATCTGCCCTGCCATCGCCATAGAACAAAAGGTCATCACCCGTACCCCACGCTCTACCGTTGGCTCCATGACAGAACTCTATGATTATCTCCGTTTGCTCTTCGCCCGCATCGGCAAAACTTATTCACCTATTTCGGGTGAATTGGTAAAGAAGCACGAAGTAAGTGATGTCACTGATTATATTAAAAACCTTCCTGCCGGTACCAAGATCCAGATCCTGGTTACCTTTCGCCGCCATGCTAAAAGAGAGGTGAAAGAAGAATTGCAGATCCTGATGCAGAAAGGCTTTTCACGCCTCTATAGTAAGGATAAGGACGGTGGCAAACTGCTCCGTATCGAAGAACTGCTGGAAGAAAAGAAGCCCAACCTGCCCAAAGAAACCTACCTGCTCATAGACCGCCTGGTGGCTAAAGACTTTGAAGAAGACGACCTGCACCGCATTGCAGACTCTGTGCAAACCGCCTTTTATGAAAGCGAAGGCGACTGTCTCGTAGAAACCGATGGAAAGGATATCCAACACTTCTCCAACCGTTTTGAACTGGATGGACTGCAATTCGAAGAGCCGGTTCCCAATCTCTTCTCCTTCAATAATCCATATGGTGCCTGCCCTGTCTGCGAAGGCTTTGGTCAGACATTAGGCATCGATGCAGACCTGGTGATTCCCGACAAGCGCCTGAGTGTATACGAAGGGGCCATCGCTCCCTGGAGAGGTGAAAAGATGGGTGAATATAAAGAAGCCCTGATCAAAGCTTCCCGCAAGTTCAACTTCCCCATTCATAAGCCTGTCACAGACCTGACTGAAGATCAATACAACCTGCTCTGGACAGGCAATGAGCATTTCTATGGGCTCAATGAGTTCTTCAAAATGGTAGAGCAGAATCTCTATAAAGTACAATACCGTGTATTGCAATCCCGCTACCGTGGCCGTACTACCTGCCCTGAATGTGGCGGTGGCCGGCTCCGTAAGGAAGCGCTGTACATCAAAATAAATGGTTTCAATATCGCCCAACTGGTAGAAATGCCGGTTGAGAACCTGTACGGCTGGTTCGAACAGTTACAACTCAATGAATACGACCAACAGGTGGGTAAACGGATCCTGCTGGAAATTCATCACCGTGTTAAAACCCTGCTGGACGTAGGGCTTGGTTATCTCACCCTGAACCGCGTGGCCAATACCCTCAGTGGTGGCGAAAGCCAGCGTATACAGCTGACCCGCTCCCTGGGTAGTAACCTCACGAACTCTATGTACATCCTGGATGAACCCAGCATCGGTCTGCATGCCCGTGATACCCATCGCCTGATCGGTGTACTCAAGGAACTGCGCGACCTGGGTAATACCGTAGTCGTGGTAGAACACGATGAACAGATGATGGAAGAGGCTGACTATATCATCGATATGGGGCCGCTGGCCAGTCACCTGGGTGGAGAAGTGATCTTTGCCGGTGACTATCCAAGCATCCTGAAAGATTCCAAAAGCCTGACCGGGAAATACCTGAGCGGCCAGTTTACAATAGATCCCCCTGCCCGGATCCGCAAATGGAAGAAGTCCATCACGCTGGAAGGGTGTAAGCAAAATAACCTGAAGAACATCGATGTCGATTTCCCGCTGGAAGTACTGTGTGTGGTAAGTGGTGTAAGTGGGTCCGGTAAAACGACCCTGGTAAAGCAGATCCTGTACCCGGCCCTCATGAAACTGAAAGGTGAATTTGCAGAAAAAGTAGGACAACACCGTGCACTGAAAGGCGCGCTGGACGACATTACCCAGATAGAAATGGTTGACCAGAACCCGATTGGTAAGTCATCCCGTTCCAACCCCGTTACTTATATCAAAGCATACGATGAGATCCGTGATCTTTTCAGCCGTCAGCCACTGAGCAAGATGCGCGGTTTCCAGCCAAAGCACTTCTCTTTCAACGTGGATGGGGGCCGTTGTGATGCCTGTAAAGGCGAAGGTGAAGTAGTGGTGGAAATGCAGTTCCTGGCGGATGTGCACCTGCAATGCGAAAGCTGCGGTGGCCGTAAGTTTAAGGAAGAAGTACTGGAAGTAAACTACAAGGGTAAAAACATTTACGATGTACTGGAAATGGGGGTAGATGAGGCGCTGGAATTCTTCAAAGATGAGAAGGATGTAGTGAATAAAATCCGCCCGCTCAGCGATGTAGGTTTAGGTTATGTAAAACTGGGGCAGAGCAGCGATACCCTGAGTGGTGGCGAGGCACAGCGTGTAAAGCTGGCTTCCTTCCTGGGTAAGGGCAAGGCACAGGGCCACATCCTCTTTATCTTCGATGAGCCAACCACAGGTTTGCACTTCCATGATATTAAAAAGCTGTTGGGCTCCTTCAATGCACTGATCGATCAGGGGCATTCCGTACTCGTAATAGAACACAATACAGACGTGATCAAAAGTGCTGACTGGGTAATAGACCTGGGGCCTGAAGGGGGGGCCGGTGGCGGACAATTGCTGTATGCAGGGCTGCCCGATGGGCTCAAAAAAGTGAAGGAAAGTTACACAGGGCAATACCTGTAA
- a CDS encoding DUF4293 domain-containing protein gives MIQRIQSLYLLLAAGAAVGTWFLDIFKVTLSNDQVPKYFNAQSNFMVFVVYMLIVALSLFCIFLFKNRKLQFRLTVLDIFLAIAAIALQYLKVQDFANAFESTGKTIAASTYLPGAFLPVLILIFLIMAARGVYKDEKLIKSLDRLR, from the coding sequence ATGATACAACGCATTCAAAGTCTTTACCTTCTGTTAGCTGCCGGAGCTGCTGTAGGAACCTGGTTTCTGGATATTTTTAAAGTGACCCTGAGTAATGATCAGGTACCTAAGTATTTCAATGCCCAGTCTAATTTTATGGTCTTTGTAGTCTACATGCTGATTGTAGCGCTTTCCCTGTTCTGTATTTTCCTGTTCAAAAACCGGAAACTCCAATTCAGGCTGACGGTGTTGGATATTTTTCTGGCAATAGCTGCGATCGCTTTGCAGTATTTAAAAGTGCAGGATTTTGCGAATGCATTTGAAAGTACAGGCAAGACGATTGCCGCTTCTACTTACCTGCCGGGTGCATTCCTGCCCGTGCTTATCCTGATCTTTTTGATCATGGCGGCAAGAGGGGTGTATAAGGATGAAAAACTGATTAAGTCTCTCGATAGATTGAGATAA
- a CDS encoding NADP-dependent malic enzyme has protein sequence MARKQNKQDALDYHALGRPGKIEVIPTKNTKTQWDLSLAYSPGVAEPCKEIHKDVENVYKYTAKGNLVAVISNGTAVLGLGDIGPEAGKPVMEGKAVLFKIFADIDVFDIELNTKNVDEFVNVVKAMEPTFGGINLEDIKSPECFEIEDRLKKELKIPIMHDDQHGTAIISSAALLNAIDLVKKDITKVRIVFNGAGAAAMACVKLYVALGAKKENIVMFDKDGVINTTRAGLSELHSQFATSTKVSTLAEALVGADVFVGLSVGNVVTPAMIQSMAANPVVFAMANPDPEIAYDVAIASRPDVIMATGRSDHPNQVNNVLGFPYIFRGALDVRATQINEEMKLAAVKALAELAKEPVPDIVNLAYNEKNIYFGPRYIIPKPLDPRLLSHVAPAVAKAAIESGVAQQPVTNWEEYTNVLNKRLGLDNQLFRVIGTKARQDPRKVVFAEADNLKVLKASQVVRDEGIAYPILLGNEQRIRNLAAENGIELEDTVIIDPKSDEMTEKRHQFGELFFKKRQRKGFNLYEAKKVMRERNYFGCMLVETGEADALISGLTRNYPDTIRPALHVIGTAPNAKRVAGMYIINTKRGPLFLADTTVNFNPTAEELAEITLLVAEEVKQFNITPRIAMVSYSNFGSSPTPEAQLVARAREIVKMREPSLIVDGEIQAAMAFNKEILKDNYPFSELIDQEVNTLIFPNLTAGNVAYNLLQEVAGFDAIGPILLGIKKPVHILQLGSTVRQIVNMVNIAVVEAQHKCCK, from the coding sequence ATGGCAAGAAAACAGAACAAGCAGGATGCTTTAGACTATCATGCTTTAGGCCGGCCTGGAAAAATCGAAGTAATACCTACTAAAAACACCAAAACACAATGGGATCTTTCACTTGCTTACTCTCCCGGAGTAGCGGAGCCTTGTAAAGAAATTCACAAAGACGTAGAAAATGTTTATAAATACACTGCCAAAGGCAACCTGGTAGCGGTGATCAGTAATGGTACTGCCGTACTTGGTCTGGGCGATATTGGTCCTGAAGCGGGTAAACCGGTGATGGAAGGAAAGGCGGTATTGTTCAAGATCTTTGCAGATATTGATGTGTTTGATATTGAACTGAATACTAAGAATGTAGATGAGTTCGTGAATGTGGTGAAGGCAATGGAACCTACTTTTGGTGGTATCAACCTGGAGGACATTAAAAGCCCGGAGTGTTTTGAAATTGAAGATCGCCTGAAAAAGGAACTGAAAATCCCTATCATGCACGATGACCAGCATGGTACAGCGATCATTTCCAGTGCTGCCCTGCTGAATGCAATAGACCTGGTGAAGAAGGATATCACGAAAGTGAGGATCGTATTCAATGGTGCCGGTGCAGCGGCAATGGCCTGCGTAAAATTGTACGTAGCGCTGGGCGCAAAGAAAGAGAATATCGTAATGTTCGATAAAGATGGTGTGATCAATACCACCCGTGCAGGTCTGTCAGAACTGCATAGCCAGTTTGCCACCAGTACCAAAGTAAGCACACTTGCAGAAGCCCTGGTTGGTGCCGATGTATTTGTGGGTTTATCTGTAGGCAATGTGGTAACACCGGCTATGATCCAGTCTATGGCTGCCAACCCGGTCGTATTTGCGATGGCGAATCCTGATCCGGAAATCGCTTACGATGTGGCAATTGCTTCACGGCCTGATGTGATCATGGCTACAGGTCGTTCCGATCATCCTAACCAGGTGAACAATGTACTGGGTTTTCCATACATATTCCGTGGTGCGCTGGATGTACGTGCTACACAGATCAATGAAGAGATGAAACTCGCTGCGGTGAAAGCATTGGCAGAACTGGCCAAAGAACCGGTACCAGATATTGTGAACCTGGCGTACAACGAAAAGAATATTTATTTCGGCCCCCGCTATATTATTCCAAAACCACTGGATCCACGCCTGCTCAGTCATGTAGCACCGGCAGTGGCAAAAGCGGCCATAGAAAGTGGCGTTGCACAGCAACCGGTTACTAACTGGGAAGAGTATACGAATGTACTGAACAAACGCCTTGGACTGGACAACCAGCTCTTCCGCGTGATTGGTACCAAAGCCCGCCAGGATCCGCGTAAGGTGGTATTTGCGGAAGCAGATAACCTGAAGGTACTGAAGGCATCCCAGGTAGTAAGAGACGAAGGTATTGCTTATCCGATCCTGCTGGGTAATGAACAAAGAATCAGGAACCTTGCTGCAGAAAATGGCATTGAACTGGAAGATACAGTGATCATCGATCCGAAGAGCGATGAGATGACTGAAAAACGTCACCAGTTTGGAGAGTTGTTCTTCAAAAAGCGCCAGCGCAAAGGGTTTAACCTGTACGAAGCGAAGAAGGTAATGCGTGAGCGTAACTACTTTGGTTGTATGCTGGTTGAAACCGGAGAAGCAGATGCTTTGATTTCTGGCCTGACACGTAATTATCCTGACACGATCCGCCCGGCATTGCATGTAATCGGTACCGCACCCAATGCAAAGCGTGTGGCAGGTATGTACATCATCAACACCAAACGTGGTCCGCTGTTCCTGGCAGATACTACGGTGAACTTTAACCCGACTGCCGAAGAACTGGCCGAAATTACGCTGCTGGTAGCTGAAGAAGTGAAACAATTCAACATCACGCCGCGCATTGCCATGGTATCTTATTCCAATTTTGGTTCCAGTCCGACCCCTGAGGCGCAGCTGGTAGCCAGGGCAAGGGAGATCGTGAAAATGAGAGAACCATCACTGATCGTAGATGGGGAAATTCAGGCGGCGATGGCATTTAATAAAGAGATCCTGAAGGATAATTATCCTTTCAGTGAGCTGATAGACCAGGAGGTAAATACCCTGATCTTCCCGAACCTCACTGCGGGCAACGTAGCGTACAACCTGTTGCAGGAAGTAGCTGGCTTTGATGCAATCGGGCCTATCCTGCTGGGGATCAAGAAACCGGTACACATTCTGCAACTGGGTAGTACCGTAAGGCAGATAGTGAACATGGTAAATATCGCTGTAGTAGAAGCACAGCACAAATGCTGCAAATAA
- a CDS encoding MlaE family ABC transporter permease, which translates to MEFRFFHHFGSYLLMLKGMFSRPENMKMYWKEFMRQCVDIGIGSLGIVFIISLFMGAVTTVQIAYQLVSPIIPKATIAQVVRDTIILEFAPTLTCIVLAGVVGSKIASELGNMRVSEQIDAQEIMGINTRGYLIAPKIMASLIMIPCLICIAGFLGIWGGLKAGEMGGILSADEYWQGLRQEWKSYNIFFSLFKSFVFAFIISSVPSYYGYYVQGGALEIGKASTRAVVVTCVLILFMDYILAALLLQK; encoded by the coding sequence ATGGAATTTAGATTCTTTCATCATTTCGGAAGCTACCTGCTTATGCTAAAAGGAATGTTTTCCCGCCCGGAAAACATGAAGATGTATTGGAAAGAGTTCATGCGGCAGTGTGTGGATATTGGTATCGGTTCACTCGGTATTGTATTCATCATCTCCCTGTTCATGGGAGCTGTAACCACCGTACAGATTGCTTATCAGCTGGTAAGCCCTATCATCCCCAAAGCAACAATTGCCCAGGTAGTACGTGATACTATCATCCTTGAATTTGCCCCTACACTGACCTGTATCGTACTGGCAGGTGTAGTTGGTTCCAAGATCGCATCTGAGCTGGGTAACATGCGTGTATCCGAACAGATTGATGCTCAGGAGATCATGGGGATCAATACCCGTGGTTACCTGATTGCACCAAAAATCATGGCTTCATTGATCATGATCCCATGCCTGATTTGTATCGCAGGTTTCCTCGGTATCTGGGGTGGTCTCAAAGCCGGTGAAATGGGTGGTATTCTTTCTGCTGACGAGTATTGGCAGGGTTTAAGACAGGAGTGGAAATCCTATAACATCTTCTTCTCACTGTTCAAATCATTCGTATTCGCGTTCATAATATCCAGTGTACCTTCCTATTATGGTTACTATGTACAGGGGGGCGCGCTCGAAATTGGTAAGGCAAGTACCCGTGCCGTGGTGGTGACCTGTGTATTGATATTATTCATGGACTACATTCTGGCAGCATTACTGTTGCAAAAATAA
- a CDS encoding ABC transporter ATP-binding protein gives MIELVNIKKGFGEKIILPDVSAVMETGKVNLIIGSSGSGKTVMMKCMVGLMEIDGGKVLYDGQDFTSMPELERKHIRRQIGMLFQGSALFDSMTVEQNVMFPLDMFSKGSLKEKKTRVMECLERVQLKDAAKKFPAEISGGMKKRVGIARAIVLNPRYLFCDEPNSGLDPQTSLLIDKLIKEITHEFNMTTVINTHDMNTVMESGDHIVYMYQGKKQWEGSNEDIIFSKDEKLNDFIFASDFLRDAKEMRQMEIFREKDWRNKLKKN, from the coding sequence ATGATCGAATTAGTTAATATAAAGAAAGGCTTCGGGGAAAAGATCATCCTGCCAGACGTGTCGGCTGTAATGGAAACGGGCAAGGTGAACCTGATCATCGGCTCCAGTGGTAGTGGTAAGACGGTGATGATGAAGTGCATGGTAGGCCTCATGGAAATAGACGGTGGCAAGGTTCTGTACGATGGACAGGATTTCACTAGTATGCCGGAGCTGGAGCGTAAGCATATCCGCCGCCAGATCGGGATGCTTTTCCAGGGATCTGCACTATTCGATAGTATGACGGTAGAGCAGAACGTAATGTTCCCGCTCGATATGTTTTCTAAAGGCTCTTTAAAAGAAAAGAAAACCCGTGTAATGGAATGCCTGGAAAGGGTACAGCTAAAAGATGCTGCTAAGAAGTTTCCGGCAGAGATCAGTGGAGGTATGAAGAAGCGGGTAGGTATTGCCCGTGCTATCGTTTTGAATCCCAGGTACTTATTCTGTGATGAGCCAAACTCTGGCCTGGATCCGCAAACTTCTTTGCTGATCGATAAGCTGATTAAGGAAATCACGCATGAGTTCAATATGACCACGGTCATCAATACACACGATATGAATACGGTGATGGAGAGTGGGGATCATATTGTGTACATGTACCAGGGTAAAAAGCAGTGGGAAGGAAGCAATGAGGATATCATTTTCAGTAAGGATGAGAAGTTGAATGACTTCATTTTTGCGTCAGACTTTTTGCGTGATGCAAAGGAAATGAGGCAGATGGAGATCTTCCGGGAGAAGGATTGGCGGAACAAGCTGAAGAAAAATTAG
- the sucD gene encoding succinate--CoA ligase subunit alpha — translation MSVLVNKNSKVIVQGFTGTEGTFHATQMIEYGTQVVGGVTPGKGGTKHLDRPVFNTVEAAVKATGANVSIIFVPPGFAADAIMEAAEAGIELIVCITEGIPVQDMIRAKNFLAGRSSRLVGPNCPGVITAEEAKVGIMPGFIFKKGNIGIVSKSGTLTYEAADQVVKAGLGVSTAIGIGGDPIIGTPTKEAVELLMNDPETVGIIMIGEIGGSMEAEAAKWIKENGTKPVVGFIAGQTAPPGRRMGHAGAIIGGADDTAAAKMKIMAECGIHVVASPADIGKTMAAVLKGAKA, via the coding sequence ATGAGTGTTTTAGTTAATAAGAACAGCAAAGTGATTGTACAGGGTTTCACCGGTACAGAAGGCACATTCCATGCCACACAGATGATAGAGTATGGCACGCAGGTAGTAGGCGGCGTTACGCCGGGTAAAGGCGGCACCAAGCACCTGGATCGTCCGGTTTTCAATACGGTAGAAGCTGCCGTAAAAGCAACCGGCGCTAATGTATCCATCATTTTTGTACCACCAGGCTTCGCTGCAGATGCCATCATGGAAGCTGCTGAAGCAGGTATAGAACTGATAGTTTGTATTACCGAAGGTATTCCTGTTCAGGATATGATCCGTGCGAAAAACTTCCTGGCAGGTCGTTCTTCCCGCCTGGTTGGTCCTAACTGCCCTGGTGTAATCACTGCTGAGGAAGCTAAAGTAGGCATCATGCCAGGTTTTATCTTCAAGAAAGGTAACATCGGTATCGTATCCAAATCCGGTACCCTGACATATGAAGCTGCTGACCAGGTAGTTAAAGCTGGTCTGGGCGTATCTACAGCTATCGGTATCGGTGGCGACCCAATCATTGGTACTCCAACCAAAGAAGCGGTTGAACTGCTGATGAACGATCCTGAAACTGTTGGTATCATCATGATTGGTGAAATCGGTGGTAGCATGGAAGCTGAAGCTGCAAAATGGATCAAAGAAAACGGTACTAAACCAGTAGTTGGTTTCATCGCTGGCCAGACAGCGCCTCCGGGCCGTCGTATGGGTCACGCTGGTGCTATCATCGGTGGTGCTGACGATACTGCTGCTGCTAAGATGAAGATCATGGCAGAATGTGGTATCCACGTTGTTGCTAGCCCTGCTGACATTGGTAAAACAATGGCAGCTGTACTGAAAGGTGCAAAAGCTTAA